A genomic segment from Chitinophaga flava encodes:
- a CDS encoding sensor histidine kinase, whose protein sequence is MTTSIRDLDIDFQLSMFAALMERVPGLVAIREMTGGRLKYINATGIRMLGTNDFPSLKLLLEQNQLGDGKTITGNAFPPEDPVLHEIQWRNLQGETFTGLYEEMIIQHQGQSYCFFRITDSQSDRRYKLQLSKELQRFGALFNYASIGIIVTNQDGEIMLINDFALQQFDYRREELTGKPIEQLIPQRLQQKHIGHRERYNAAPQSRPMGIGLDLFAVRRDGSEFPVEISLSHYSNEEGHFVIAYISNITARKKAEDKIERLNNELEGMVEERTLQLRKALADLEASKEELTQALSREKELGDLRSRFVSMASHEFRTPLSTILSSAFLVKHYAADGEQPVRDKHIQRIVNSVSFLTDTLNDFLSVGKIEEGKLQPRYTTFDIEDYFNTIVQEMQELIKENQIIRYQHTGATEAWLDPSLLRHISMNLLGNAIKFSHPGGTIEMFTAVEDKQFILTIKDNGIGMSQEDQQHLYERFYRGTNVSNIQGTGLGLHIVQKYSELLNGAISCASELGVGTIFTITFPADPLNVRSP, encoded by the coding sequence ATGACAACATCCATCAGAGATCTTGACATTGACTTTCAACTCAGTATGTTCGCAGCATTAATGGAGAGAGTCCCCGGCCTGGTCGCTATCAGAGAGATGACAGGCGGACGGTTGAAGTATATCAATGCAACAGGTATCCGGATGCTGGGAACAAATGATTTCCCTTCCCTGAAACTGCTGCTGGAACAAAATCAGCTGGGAGACGGAAAAACAATCACGGGCAATGCCTTCCCCCCTGAGGACCCCGTTCTGCATGAAATACAATGGAGAAATCTGCAGGGTGAAACCTTCACCGGCCTGTATGAAGAAATGATCATACAACATCAGGGCCAGTCCTACTGCTTCTTCCGCATCACCGACAGTCAGTCAGACAGACGCTACAAACTACAGCTCAGCAAAGAACTGCAGCGTTTTGGCGCCCTTTTCAACTATGCCAGTATAGGCATTATCGTTACTAACCAGGATGGCGAAATTATGCTCATCAATGATTTTGCCCTTCAACAGTTTGATTACAGAAGAGAGGAACTAACCGGCAAACCCATAGAACAACTGATTCCTCAGCGACTGCAGCAAAAACATATAGGACATCGCGAAAGGTATAACGCCGCGCCACAGAGCAGGCCCATGGGCATTGGACTCGACCTCTTCGCTGTACGCCGCGACGGTTCCGAATTTCCGGTGGAGATCAGTCTGAGCCACTATTCCAATGAAGAAGGCCATTTTGTGATCGCTTACATCAGTAACATCACCGCCAGAAAAAAAGCAGAAGACAAAATCGAAAGGCTGAACAACGAACTCGAAGGCATGGTAGAAGAACGTACTTTACAATTACGCAAAGCACTCGCCGATCTCGAAGCATCCAAAGAAGAGCTTACACAGGCACTCAGCAGAGAAAAGGAACTAGGCGATCTTAGATCCCGCTTTGTTTCCATGGCATCGCATGAATTCCGCACGCCGCTGAGTACCATCCTGTCATCTGCCTTTCTGGTAAAACACTATGCAGCAGACGGCGAGCAGCCCGTCCGCGACAAACATATCCAGCGCATTGTTAATTCTGTCAGCTTTCTCACCGACACACTGAATGATTTTCTCTCCGTAGGAAAAATAGAAGAAGGAAAATTACAACCACGATATACCACCTTCGATATAGAAGACTACTTCAATACCATCGTACAGGAAATGCAGGAACTGATAAAAGAAAACCAGATCATCCGCTACCAGCACACCGGAGCTACCGAAGCCTGGCTGGACCCGTCTTTGTTGCGGCATATTTCCATGAACCTGCTGGGCAACGCCATTAAGTTTTCGCATCCCGGCGGCACCATCGAAATGTTCACCGCTGTGGAAGACAAACAGTTTATCCTGACGATCAAAGACAATGGCATCGGTATGTCGCAGGAAGACCAGCAGCACCTTTATGAACGGTTTTACCGGGGTACCAACGTCAGCAACATTCAGGGCACAGGACTCGGCCTGCATATTGTGCAGAAATACAGTGAACTGCTCAACGGCGCTATTTCCTGCGCCAGCGAGCTGGGAGTAGGCACCATCTTTACCATCACTTTTCCGGCAGATCCCTTAAATGTACGCTCACCATGA